One region of Malania oleifera isolate guangnan ecotype guangnan chromosome 6, ASM2987363v1, whole genome shotgun sequence genomic DNA includes:
- the LOC131157721 gene encoding gamma-glutamyl peptidase 5-like — translation MKIERVGAGKRYALLLAAHDSEYVKKAYGGYFNVFVAAFGEDGERWDLFRVVEGEFPQPSDLHNYDGFVISGSPFDSYANDYWILKLCFLLQTLDAMEKKILGICFGHQVLCRALGGKVGKAYSGWDIGLRKVRMVRKGDLAGGRSSSFLDEVDEIPPSLSIIECHQDEVWEVPMGAEVVAFSDKTGVEMFTLGDHILGIQGHPEYTKDILCNLIDRLLSNGSIERGFMEDAKSRLQKAEPDRKCWQKVCRRFLKGRINQPAF, via the exons ATGAAGATTGAAAGAGTGGGAGCAGGGAAGAGATACGCTCTTCTGCTGGCAGCGCATGATTCTGAGTATGTGAAGAAGGCGTACGGCGGATACTTCAACGTATTTGTAGCGGCGTTTGGGGAGGATGGAGAGCGGTGGGATTTGTTCAGAGTGGTGGAAGGAGAGTTCCCCCAACCGAGCGACCTCCACAACTACGACGGCTTCGTGATCAGCGGCAGCCCCTTCGACTCCTACGCCAATGACTACTGGATCCTCAAGCTCTGCTTTCTACTCCAAACCCTCGACGCCATGGAGAAGAAAATCCTCGGGATTTGCTTCGGCCACCAG GTGCTGTGCAGGGCTCTGGGAGGAAAAGTGGGAAAGGCGTACAGTGGATGGGATATTGGGCTGAGGAAAGTGAGAATGGTGAGGAAGGGTGATCTGGCGGGTGGACGCAGTAGCAGCTTCCTGGATGAGGTGGACGAAATCCCACCGTCCCTTTCCATCATAGAGTGCCATCAAGATGAGGTGTGGGAGGTTCCCATGGGCGCAGAAGTGGTGGCATTCTCAGATAAAACTGGAGTGGAGATGTTCACCCTGGGAGACCACATTCTTGGGATTCAAGGTCATCCTGAGTACACCAAAGACATTCTCTGCAACCTCATCGATCGGCTCCTCTCCAATGGCTCCATTGAG AGGGGTTTTATGGAAGACGCCAAATCGAGACTGCAGAAAGCGGAACCGGATAGAAAGTGTTGGCAAAAGGTGTGCAGAAGATTTCTTAAAGGAAGAATAAATCAGCCTGCTTTTTAA